From Alienimonas californiensis, a single genomic window includes:
- a CDS encoding Uma2 family endonuclease, translating into MPDLLDAPPPTPAPAAPALRERPVGVSTPEPVPPPESPRPLRVTVEMYHAMIGAGVFDGIGGRRIELLDEELVEMSPAYAPQEFHVGLAADVLRELIPSGWSVREEKSIVMPRSEPEPDVAVLKKASKFFYSRKPRPDEVALVVEVSDSTLHHDRTRKAAIYATAGISPYWIVNLPERVLEVRTDPHGETYRSLRTYGEEETIEFALDGRAFSLPVAELLPEAETDDG; encoded by the coding sequence ATGCCGGACCTCCTCGACGCCCCGCCGCCGACGCCCGCCCCGGCCGCCCCCGCCCTGCGGGAGCGGCCGGTCGGCGTTTCGACCCCCGAACCTGTCCCGCCGCCGGAGTCGCCGCGTCCGCTGCGGGTCACGGTGGAGATGTATCACGCCATGATCGGTGCCGGGGTGTTCGACGGGATCGGGGGTCGGCGGATCGAACTGTTAGACGAAGAACTGGTCGAGATGTCGCCGGCGTACGCCCCGCAGGAGTTCCACGTCGGTCTCGCTGCGGACGTGCTCCGAGAATTAATCCCGTCCGGCTGGAGCGTCCGCGAGGAAAAGAGCATCGTCATGCCGCGCAGCGAGCCGGAGCCGGACGTCGCCGTGCTCAAGAAGGCGAGCAAATTCTTCTACTCCCGGAAGCCTCGGCCCGACGAGGTTGCGCTGGTGGTGGAGGTGTCCGACAGCACGCTCCACCACGATCGCACCCGCAAAGCGGCGATCTACGCCACGGCGGGAATCAGCCCGTATTGGATCGTGAACCTGCCGGAGCGGGTGTTGGAGGTCCGCACCGACCCGCACGGCGAGACCTATCGCTCCCTGAGGACCTACGGCGAAGAGGAAACGATCGAGTTCGCCCTCGACGGTCGCGCATTCTCGCTGCCCGTCGCCGAACTGCTGCCAGAGGCCGAAACGGATGACGGCTGA
- a CDS encoding ABC transporter permease subunit translates to MLAVYYRAFGIGEALYVGLIALGVFPLLAGGLYKSVLTDVTDHAVSEAYTLGASHAEAVWNVIVPQTLPRFLESLRLAAGLGMIFLIAAERLLADVGIVYQHDTLYDFLTAQGNVAQGLMLDRTSLAFRFFQYPACESRRELSQSERPGDERRGEERPEQQGRRADEDPHEDRPNALTQKNP, encoded by the coding sequence ATGCTGGCGGTTTATTACCGGGCCTTCGGCATCGGCGAGGCGCTGTACGTCGGCCTGATCGCCCTGGGCGTCTTCCCGCTGCTGGCCGGCGGTCTCTATAAAAGCGTGCTCACCGACGTCACCGACCACGCCGTCAGCGAGGCCTATACGCTGGGGGCCAGCCACGCGGAGGCCGTCTGGAACGTGATCGTCCCGCAGACGCTCCCGCGGTTCCTCGAAAGCCTGCGACTGGCGGCCGGGTTGGGGATGATCTTCCTCATCGCCGCCGAACGGCTACTGGCGGACGTGGGCATCGTTTATCAGCATGATACGCTGTACGACTTCCTCACCGCCCAGGGCAACGTGGCGCAGGGGCTCATGCTGGACCGCACCTCGCTGGCGTTCCGGTTCTTTCAATATCCGGCGTGTGAGAGCCGTCGGGAACTATCCCAGTCCGAACGCCCAGGTGACGAGCGTCGCGGCGAGGAACGTCCCGAACAGCAGGGCCGGCGTGCAGACGAAGATCCACACGAGGATCGACCAAACGCCCTGACTCAAAAGAACCCGTAG
- a CDS encoding prenyltransferase/squalene oxidase repeat-containing protein: MRLALAPFAFALSALAAGPTLAVAADPPVTAAGTEAPDAAEINAARQRGIDFLRTTQNDDGGWSSKESLGISAIVAVSLLDSGLAADSPTIAKALDYLEANVREDGGIYSEGSTHRNYETALALMALSRVEGDEYAKPIAGARAFLKGLQWDEGEGIESDDPRWGGAGYGSGGDRPDLSNTQFLVEALKASGSGPEDEAIQKALVFVTRTQNLEGHGNDTPNAAKINDGGFYYTPALGGQTKAGTTANGGLRSYASMTYAGLKSMIYAGLTKNDPRVKAARDWAAKHYTLAENPGMGLQGHYYYLQAFGKTMSVLGEDTLTDADGVTHDWRADLAAQLLSMQRENGSWVNEADRWYEGDPNMVTAYALMALADAAPVKTAAAATK; encoded by the coding sequence GTGCGGCTCGCCCTCGCCCCGTTCGCTTTCGCCCTCTCCGCCCTCGCGGCGGGTCCGACCCTCGCCGTCGCCGCCGATCCGCCCGTGACCGCGGCGGGCACCGAGGCCCCCGACGCCGCGGAAATCAACGCCGCTCGGCAGCGAGGAATTGATTTTCTCCGCACCACCCAGAACGACGACGGCGGGTGGAGCAGTAAGGAATCGCTGGGCATCAGCGCCATCGTCGCCGTCTCGCTGCTGGACTCCGGCCTCGCCGCCGACAGTCCCACGATCGCCAAGGCGCTGGACTATCTGGAAGCGAACGTCCGCGAGGACGGCGGGATTTATTCCGAAGGCTCCACCCACCGCAATTACGAAACCGCCCTGGCCCTGATGGCGCTCTCCCGGGTGGAGGGCGACGAGTACGCCAAGCCGATCGCGGGCGCCCGGGCGTTCCTCAAGGGGCTGCAATGGGACGAGGGCGAAGGGATTGAAAGCGACGACCCCCGCTGGGGCGGCGCCGGCTACGGCAGCGGCGGCGACCGGCCGGACCTTTCCAACACGCAGTTCCTCGTCGAGGCCCTGAAGGCCAGCGGCAGCGGGCCGGAGGACGAGGCGATCCAGAAGGCGCTGGTCTTCGTCACCCGCACGCAGAACCTCGAAGGCCACGGCAACGACACGCCGAACGCCGCGAAAATTAATGACGGCGGCTTCTATTACACCCCCGCCCTCGGCGGACAGACGAAGGCCGGCACCACGGCGAACGGCGGCCTGCGGAGCTACGCCAGCATGACCTACGCCGGGTTGAAGTCGATGATCTACGCCGGCCTGACCAAGAACGACCCCCGCGTCAAAGCCGCCCGCGACTGGGCCGCCAAACATTACACCCTCGCCGAAAACCCGGGGATGGGTTTGCAGGGGCACTATTATTATCTCCAGGCGTTCGGCAAAACGATGAGCGTCCTCGGCGAGGACACGCTGACCGACGCCGACGGCGTGACGCACGACTGGCGGGCGGACCTCGCCGCCCAACTGCTCTCCATGCAGCGGGAGAACGGCAGCTGGGTGAACGAGGCGGACCGCTGGTACGAGGGCGACCCGAACATGGTCACCGCCTACGCCCTGATGGCCCTCGCCGACGCCGCCCCGGTCAAGACGGCCGCCGCGGCGACCAAATGA
- a CDS encoding stage II sporulation protein M, with the protein MTKRDFLAARRPRWARFTELLDRFDRRRLRGRTAGEVAELSRGLRELAADLAAVRAHGWGDRLDEYLNTLLGRGHTAFYAAPASPLGGAAGYLLHGFPRVFRRNGRFFLVAAVLFFGPFCVAWAAVALRPSLADRILPPEAQAMYDEMYAEGGGLDPDGPSEADSGEDDSGEAESAFDLGAYGGQRSLMAGFYVYNNVGIALKCFALGVTFGLGTIYVLLSNGIQIGAVFGYAGVSGNGERLFSFAVTHGSFELTAIAVAGGAGLMLADAMLHPGRRSRLGSLIVRGREAIQVAAGAAVMLMIAAGLEAFWSPAPIAPSVKYAVGGSLWVAVFAWLLLAGRGGAHAEPTGVNQ; encoded by the coding sequence ATGACGAAGCGCGACTTTCTCGCCGCCCGGCGGCCGCGGTGGGCGCGGTTCACGGAGCTGCTGGACCGGTTCGACCGCCGTCGGCTGCGGGGCCGCACGGCCGGGGAGGTGGCGGAACTGTCCCGCGGGCTGCGGGAGCTGGCCGCGGACCTCGCCGCCGTGCGGGCCCACGGCTGGGGCGATCGGCTGGACGAGTACCTCAACACGCTGCTGGGCCGCGGGCACACGGCCTTCTACGCCGCCCCGGCCTCGCCGCTGGGCGGGGCGGCGGGCTACCTGCTGCACGGCTTCCCGCGGGTCTTCCGGCGGAACGGGCGGTTCTTCCTCGTCGCGGCGGTGCTGTTCTTCGGGCCGTTCTGCGTCGCTTGGGCGGCGGTCGCGCTGCGGCCGTCGCTCGCCGACCGCATCCTCCCCCCGGAGGCCCAGGCGATGTACGACGAGATGTACGCCGAGGGCGGCGGCCTCGACCCCGACGGCCCCAGTGAAGCGGACAGCGGCGAAGACGACAGCGGCGAAGCCGAATCCGCCTTCGACCTCGGCGCCTACGGCGGGCAGCGGAGCCTCATGGCGGGGTTCTACGTTTACAACAACGTCGGCATCGCCCTGAAGTGCTTCGCCCTCGGGGTGACGTTCGGACTGGGCACGATCTACGTGCTGCTGTCGAACGGCATCCAGATCGGGGCAGTGTTCGGCTACGCGGGGGTCAGCGGGAACGGCGAGCGGCTGTTCAGCTTCGCGGTCACGCACGGCTCGTTCGAACTGACCGCCATCGCCGTGGCCGGCGGGGCCGGGCTGATGCTCGCCGATGCGATGCTGCACCCCGGGCGGCGGTCGCGGCTGGGCAGCCTGATCGTGCGGGGCCGGGAGGCGATCCAGGTCGCCGCCGGCGCCGCGGTCATGCTGATGATCGCCGCCGGGCTGGAGGCGTTCTGGTCCCCGGCGCCGATCGCCCCGAGCGTCAAGTACGCCGTCGGCGGGAGCCTGTGGGTGGCCGTGTTCGCCTGGCTGCTGCTCGCCGGCCGCGGCGGGGCGCACGCCGAACCGACGGGGGTGAACCAATGA
- a CDS encoding DUF1559 domain-containing protein, with amino-acid sequence MTHRRAGFTLIELLVVIAIIAILVSLLLPAVQQAREAARRAQCQNNLKQLALAVHNYHSTTSVIPPSACLSTAGYTGNNGSWGVHGRILPEIDQGTLAQYVNLSLAWDDQATLDGLKIPTFGCPSDPLSFVPRDTGKVARYLYPTTYGFNFGTWLVWDPARGGSKGLGGDGPFFPNSRLSISHVRDGSTNTLMIAEVKAFTPYFRNHSGPLPANTPVPDAVDDVLGYTADSDKKLGDQNSNTGHTEWPDGRVHHTGFTTVFTPNTEVIWVDPSTQEEYDVDFSSWQEGKQSGGSVNATMAAITSRSYHTGVVQTAMMDGSVQSVSESVTRDIWRAAGTRGGGEVTEGF; translated from the coding sequence ATGACTCACCGCCGGGCCGGGTTTACGCTGATCGAACTGCTGGTGGTCATTGCGATCATTGCGATCCTGGTTTCCCTGCTGCTCCCCGCGGTGCAGCAGGCCCGGGAGGCAGCCCGCCGGGCCCAGTGCCAGAACAACCTCAAACAGCTCGCGCTGGCGGTTCATAACTATCACAGCACGACCTCGGTGATCCCGCCCAGCGCCTGCCTGTCGACGGCCGGGTACACCGGCAATAACGGCTCCTGGGGCGTCCACGGCCGGATTCTGCCGGAGATCGACCAGGGCACGCTGGCCCAGTACGTCAACTTGTCTCTCGCCTGGGACGATCAGGCGACGCTCGACGGGCTGAAGATCCCCACGTTCGGCTGCCCCAGCGATCCGCTGTCGTTCGTGCCCCGGGACACCGGCAAAGTCGCCCGGTACCTGTACCCGACCACCTACGGCTTTAATTTCGGCACCTGGCTGGTCTGGGACCCCGCACGGGGCGGCAGCAAGGGCCTCGGCGGGGACGGGCCGTTCTTCCCGAACTCCCGGCTGTCGATTTCCCACGTCCGCGACGGCTCCACCAACACGCTGATGATCGCGGAGGTGAAGGCTTTCACCCCCTATTTCCGCAACCACAGCGGCCCGCTGCCGGCGAACACGCCCGTGCCGGACGCCGTTGACGACGTGCTGGGCTACACGGCGGACTCCGACAAGAAGCTCGGCGATCAGAACTCCAACACCGGCCACACGGAATGGCCGGACGGCCGCGTGCACCACACCGGCTTCACCACGGTCTTCACCCCGAACACCGAGGTCATTTGGGTCGATCCGAGCACGCAGGAGGAGTACGACGTGGACTTCTCCTCCTGGCAGGAGGGCAAACAGAGCGGCGGGAGCGTCAACGCCACGATGGCGGCGATCACCAGCCGGTCGTACCACACCGGCGTGGTTCAGACCGCGATGATGGACGGCAGCGTGCAATCGGTCTCCGAAAGCGTGACCCGCGACATCTGGCGGGCCGCCGGCACCCGCGGCGGCGGCGAAGTGACCGAAGGCTTCTGA
- a CDS encoding RDD family protein — protein MAPPPVAANAAAPETRATDELLGGIDALGGAGLLGRAGTLRMRVETPENIVLELPLAGVTRRCGAWLIDTGIRAAILVAALLVIVPIACAGLGEFAFGAFLLLAFVSEWGYFTAFEAFNGGRTPGKALFGLRVVRTDGGPVTFWPALVRNLLRFADALPLMFTAPPHVMPSLLWPPPLPLYGLGALCCTLSPRGQRIGDLFAGTVVIRTHPATPPKQPVILDKIAPLDRALIAGPRPPRSTLATVDEYLARRGVLDHERGHQLALPLALAVARRLRYGGDPAGVKVYPMAFLARVWATYLRPEDDANEPDRGRR, from the coding sequence ATGGCTCCCCCCCCCGTCGCCGCCAACGCCGCTGCTCCGGAGACACGGGCGACGGACGAGTTGCTGGGGGGGATCGACGCGCTGGGCGGCGCCGGGCTGCTGGGGCGGGCGGGGACGCTCCGCATGCGGGTGGAGACGCCGGAGAACATCGTCCTCGAACTGCCGCTGGCCGGCGTGACGCGGCGCTGCGGGGCCTGGCTGATCGACACGGGCATCCGGGCGGCGATCCTCGTCGCCGCCCTGCTGGTCATTGTGCCGATCGCCTGTGCGGGCCTGGGGGAGTTCGCGTTCGGGGCCTTCCTGTTGCTGGCGTTCGTCAGCGAGTGGGGCTACTTCACGGCGTTCGAGGCGTTCAACGGCGGGCGGACGCCGGGCAAGGCGCTGTTCGGCCTGCGGGTGGTGCGGACGGACGGCGGGCCGGTCACCTTCTGGCCGGCGCTGGTGCGGAACCTGCTGCGGTTCGCTGACGCCTTGCCGCTGATGTTCACCGCCCCGCCGCACGTCATGCCCTCTCTCCTCTGGCCGCCGCCCCTGCCGCTGTACGGGCTGGGGGCGCTCTGCTGTACGCTGAGCCCGCGGGGCCAGCGGATCGGCGACCTGTTCGCCGGCACCGTGGTGATCCGCACCCACCCCGCGACGCCGCCCAAGCAGCCGGTAATCCTCGATAAAATCGCCCCGCTGGACCGCGCCCTGATCGCCGGCCCCCGGCCGCCCCGCAGCACGCTGGCGACGGTGGACGAATACCTCGCCCGCCGCGGCGTGCTGGACCACGAGCGCGGCCACCAACTCGCCCTGCCGCTGGCCCTCGCCGTCGCCCGCCGCCTGCGGTACGGCGGCGACCCGGCCGGGGTGAAGGTCTACCCGATGGCCTTCCTCGCCAGGGTCTGGGCGACGTACCTGCGACCGGAAGACGACGCGAACGAACCAGACCGGGGGCGCCGATGA
- a CDS encoding dioxygenase family protein has product MSSRRRFLTASLAAGGGLLLAERLWHIPGAFAEELEKSRARTPRQTEGPFYPDQLPLDTDNDLLRLNDASTPALGEVTHLTGQVLSEAGEPVRGATVEIWQCDANGNYIHTRGASNENKDGGFQGFGRFLTDAQGRYYFRTIKPVPYPGRTPHIHVAVNQGDKRMLTTQCYIKGLPQNDRDGVMRSTTEAERDLLMVPWEPVAGSAAGEWQAKFDLVLGAMTDEGPEANGGGRRQPRGRRG; this is encoded by the coding sequence ATGTCCAGCCGCCGCCGCTTTCTGACCGCCTCCCTCGCCGCCGGCGGGGGGCTGTTGCTCGCCGAGCGGTTGTGGCACATCCCCGGGGCCTTTGCGGAGGAACTGGAGAAGTCCCGCGCCCGCACGCCGCGGCAGACCGAGGGGCCGTTCTATCCCGACCAGTTGCCGCTCGACACGGACAACGACCTGCTCCGCCTGAACGACGCCAGCACGCCGGCCCTCGGCGAGGTCACGCACCTCACCGGGCAGGTGCTCAGCGAAGCCGGCGAGCCGGTCCGCGGGGCCACGGTCGAAATCTGGCAGTGCGACGCCAACGGCAATTATATTCACACCCGCGGGGCCTCCAACGAGAATAAGGACGGCGGCTTCCAGGGCTTCGGCCGGTTCCTGACGGACGCACAGGGCCGGTATTATTTCCGCACGATCAAGCCGGTGCCGTACCCCGGCCGCACGCCGCACATCCACGTCGCGGTGAACCAGGGCGACAAGCGCATGCTGACGACGCAGTGCTACATCAAGGGCCTCCCTCAGAACGACCGCGACGGCGTGATGCGGAGCACGACCGAAGCCGAGCGCGACCTGCTGATGGTCCCCTGGGAGCCGGTCGCCGGCAGCGCCGCCGGCGAATGGCAGGCGAAGTTCGACCTCGTGCTGGGCGCCATGACCGACGAAGGCCCGGAAGCGAACGGCGGCGGCCGCCGCCAACCCCGCGGCCGCCGGGGGTGA
- a CDS encoding PspA/IM30 family protein, translated as MFGALGRLFRSIGYLFTGKMDKAGEGLRSNPDVMKANYDRIVREKRSRINTYKDAIAGMIAQEESKKQRLTTLVGEIEKLEQLKAGAAAKARKVAQSHGGDAEAVKKDTEYLKCSAAFKDFSSTLQEKQDRAAEIEADLEQLVTNVAGHKTQIQSLMRELDKLKEEKHDAVADVMSAQEEKQLADMMTGLAEDRTGEELRELRELRNKAKANARISREVAGLDTQKAEDDFLAYAQADAAEDEFDALIGLSQEADGAPAVNEAPVKTSIPEG; from the coding sequence ATGTTCGGCGCCCTCGGCCGTCTGTTCCGTTCCATCGGCTACCTGTTCACCGGCAAAATGGACAAGGCCGGCGAGGGGCTGCGCTCCAACCCGGACGTCATGAAGGCGAACTACGACCGGATCGTCCGGGAGAAGCGCAGCCGCATCAACACTTATAAAGACGCGATCGCCGGGATGATCGCCCAGGAGGAGTCCAAGAAGCAGCGGCTCACCACGCTGGTGGGCGAGATCGAAAAGCTGGAGCAGCTCAAGGCCGGCGCCGCGGCGAAGGCCCGCAAGGTCGCCCAGAGCCACGGCGGGGACGCGGAGGCGGTCAAGAAGGACACCGAATACCTCAAGTGCAGCGCCGCCTTTAAAGACTTCAGCTCCACCCTGCAGGAAAAGCAGGACCGGGCCGCGGAGATCGAGGCGGACCTGGAGCAGCTCGTCACCAACGTCGCCGGCCATAAAACGCAGATCCAGTCGCTGATGCGCGAGCTGGACAAGTTGAAGGAGGAAAAGCACGACGCCGTCGCCGACGTCATGAGCGCCCAGGAGGAAAAGCAGCTCGCCGATATGATGACCGGCCTCGCCGAGGATCGGACCGGCGAGGAGCTGCGGGAACTCCGCGAGCTGCGCAACAAGGCCAAGGCGAACGCCCGCATCAGCCGGGAGGTCGCCGGGCTGGACACGCAGAAGGCGGAGGACGACTTCCTCGCCTACGCCCAGGCCGACGCCGCCGAGGACGAGTTCGACGCCCTGATCGGCCTGAGCCAGGAGGCCGACGGCGCCCCGGCGGTCAACGAGGCTCCGGTGAAGACCAGTATCCCCGAAGGTTGA
- a CDS encoding type 2 periplasmic-binding domain-containing protein, translating into MLSRWSPRLLASLAAGLLVALPGCSSEKKGDSPDAAPVGVDADADTPAFSLAWSEYPSWSAFGVAESEGLIDGAAGSLGEMEQKWNVDVVLKQADYDPCLGLYADGQVDAVCITNIDILPLAGGRPAVVAFPTSTSVGGDAVLAVGVNDVAGLKAVDTRGLEATVSQYVFRRCLEERGENPADYPYKSMDPAEAARALQDSQIKSCCVWNPFLLSAERNTPNAKRLMDSSEIPEEVVDLVAIGKDSLAKPGGDRFAACLAETFHAFNTKLNADDDLKVALGERVGMKLNLDEMNTVMEQSRFYATAADAKALMTKAEFAEQTMPRVAEFTAAHTGEEAPAYGFEDDAAALNFTTKYLDLETAGPAK; encoded by the coding sequence ATGCTCTCCCGCTGGTCCCCCCGCCTGCTGGCGTCGCTCGCCGCCGGCCTGCTCGTCGCGCTGCCCGGCTGTTCCTCCGAGAAGAAGGGCGACTCCCCGGACGCGGCGCCCGTCGGCGTCGACGCGGACGCCGACACGCCCGCCTTCTCCCTCGCCTGGAGCGAATATCCCTCCTGGAGCGCCTTCGGCGTGGCGGAGAGCGAGGGGCTGATCGACGGCGCCGCGGGCTCCCTCGGCGAGATGGAGCAGAAGTGGAACGTGGACGTGGTCCTCAAGCAGGCGGACTACGACCCCTGCCTGGGCCTGTACGCCGACGGTCAGGTGGACGCGGTCTGCATCACGAATATCGACATCCTCCCGCTGGCCGGCGGGCGCCCGGCGGTGGTGGCCTTCCCGACCAGCACCAGCGTGGGCGGCGACGCGGTGCTCGCCGTCGGGGTGAACGACGTGGCCGGTTTGAAGGCCGTCGACACCCGTGGGCTGGAGGCCACCGTCTCCCAGTACGTCTTCCGGCGCTGTCTGGAGGAACGCGGCGAGAACCCCGCCGACTACCCCTATAAATCGATGGACCCGGCCGAGGCCGCCCGCGCGCTGCAGGACAGTCAGATTAAAAGCTGCTGCGTCTGGAACCCGTTCCTGCTCTCCGCCGAACGCAACACGCCCAACGCCAAGCGGTTGATGGACTCCTCGGAGATTCCCGAGGAGGTCGTCGACCTGGTCGCGATCGGTAAGGACAGCCTCGCCAAGCCCGGCGGCGACCGCTTCGCCGCCTGCCTCGCGGAGACCTTCCACGCCTTCAATACGAAGCTGAACGCCGACGACGATTTGAAGGTCGCCCTCGGCGAGCGCGTCGGCATGAAGTTGAATCTGGACGAGATGAACACGGTGATGGAGCAGTCCCGCTTCTACGCCACCGCCGCCGACGCCAAGGCCCTGATGACGAAGGCGGAGTTCGCCGAGCAGACGATGCCCAGGGTCGCTGAGTTCACCGCGGCCCACACCGGCGAGGAGGCCCCGGCCTACGGCTTCGAGGACGACGCCGCGGCGTTGAACTTCACCACAAAGTACCTCGACCTGGAAACGGCCGGCCCGGCCAAGTGA